The following proteins come from a genomic window of Alosa sapidissima isolate fAloSap1 chromosome 22, fAloSap1.pri, whole genome shotgun sequence:
- the rpap3 gene encoding RNA polymerase II-associated protein 3 isoform X1 yields MTASSKQKTSILVDHGHRASISAFLETLFVSDAPNSVFTEQHHRGFPLKDICTTITAMSSGNKAIELQMQMRQNTEDLQNFMRELNSWEADIKKKDVQLRTGNEGESSKNIPPVRNKDFKKKKRKTKSKLSDKDAHNEDKKSSRIKSYDYQAWEKFDVDKALDSVDKEESQEESNESDSEDGAVKVDQEAALAEKEKGNQLFKQGKYDDALECYTRGMDADPHNPILPTNRAACFLRLKKYAVAESDCNLSIALDSKYVKAYARRGAARFALGNYHSALEDYETVLKLEPGNLEAQNELKKVKEALAKVGPSDKGEQGKVRETVIDPALQKKLEEQQKRQEAVLHKDRGNAYFKEGKYEAAVECYTQGMEVDTTNVLLPANRAMAYLKLERYAEAEDDCSIAIALDGTYSKALARRGTARAALGKLQEAKADFEKVLKLEPGNKLAVNELNKIKMDINAGRTSEKVGEHSHRRVIQPISKPPHLRSTKPLRRVEIEEIKGDIAPSDKSLSTAGGSVSLETRVPSPLAVQAESKAKGEGSSLGSSPSAKIQKIEELPDPVSQSPAKGPEGDRSKASGSKWVERLPDASEQATSSSHQESDVPPSPPGNSFQLEADLRKIGERPEMIYRYLKQIQPEAYTRIFQNSLEPEILNQILRILQNYYIKNEKPTLILDILKNLASVRRFDMAVMFMSSAEKKGIQELFETIQQAGLKDASVQALQKKYGV; encoded by the exons ATGACGGCAAGTTCAAAACAGAAAACGTCAATTCTAGTCGACCACGGCCACCGTGCTTCTATCAGTGCATTTCTAGAAACCCTGTTTGTTTCGGATGCGCCAAATAGTGTTTTTACAGAACAGCACCACCGTGGGTTTCCACTGAAAGACATTTGCACCACAATA ACAGCGATGAGCAGTGGGAACAAAGCCATAGAACTTCAGATGCAAATGCGTCAGAATACTGAAGATCTCCAAAACTTCATGAGAGAACTTAACAGCTGGGAAGCTGACATAAAGAAGAAGGACGTACAACTCCGTACagggaacgagggagagagctca aaaaatatACCACCAGTGAGAAACAAAGATTTCAAAAAGAAGAAGCGTAAAACAAAAAGCAAACTGTCAGACAAGGATGCTCACAACGAAGACAAGAAATCAAGTCGGATCAAGTCATATGACTATCAGGCCTGGGAGAAATTTGATGTG GACAAAGCTCTGGATTCGGTAGACAAGGAAGAGAGTCAAGAGGAGTCTAACGAGTCGGATTCTGAGGACGGTGCTGTTAAGGTTGATCAAGAGGCAGCTCTGGCTGAGAAGGAAAAA GGAAACCAGCTTTTTAAGCAAGGAAAGTATGATGACGCTCTGGAGTGCTATACCAGAGGCATGGATGCTGATCCACATAACCCCATCCTCCCTACCAACAGGGCTGCTTGCTTCCTCAGACTCAAAAA ATATGCTGTTGCTGAGTCAGACTGCAATTTGTCTATTGCTCTGGACAGTAAATACGTCAAAGCTTATGCTCGAAGAGGAGCTGCACGTTTTGCCTTGGGGAATTATCACTCTGCCTTAGAAG ATTACGAGACTGTTCTCAAGCTGGAACCTGGCAACCTGGAGGCTCAGAATGAGCTGAAAAAAGTCAAAGAG GCCTTGGCTAAAGTGGGACCCTCAGACAAAGGAGAGCAaggaaaagtgagagagactgtgatCGACCCTGCCCTGCAGAAAAAGCTTGAGGAGCAACAAAAAAGACAGGAGGCAGTATTGCACAAGGACCGG GGCAATGCTTACTTCAAAGAGGGGAAATATGAAGCTGCCGTAGAATGCTACACACAGGGCATGGAGGTAGATACCACCAACGTTCTCCTTCCAGCCAACCGGGCGATGGCTTACCTGAAACTGGAGAG ATATGCAGAAGCAGAGGATGACTGTAGTATAGCCATAGCTTTGGATGGTACCTACTCTAAAGCCCTTGCCAGACGGGGAACAGCTAGAGCTGCTCTGGGAAAGCTGCAAGAAGCCAAAGCAG ACTTTGAAAAAGTGCTGAAGTTGGAGCCTGGAAACAAGCTAGCTGTAAATGAACTCAACAAGATTAAAATG GACATTAATGCGGGCCGAACGTCAGAGAAAGTCGGAGAGCACAGTCATAGAAGAGTAATCCAGCCAATAAGCAAGCCACCTCACTTGCGCTCAACT AAGCCACTAAGAAGGGTGGAAATTGAGGAGATCAAAGGAGATATTGCCCCTTCAGACAAGTCCCTTAGCACGGCAGGTGGATCTGTCTCCCTTGAAACCCGGGTCCCATCACCACTGGCAGTTCAGGCTGAGAGTAAGGCTAAAGGTGAAGGGTCATCACTAGGATCATCCCCCTCTGCCAAAATACAGAAGATCGAGGAGCTGCCGGACCCAGTCTCACAATCTCCAGCCAA GGGACCTGAGGGTGACCGTTCAAAAGCCTCAGGGAGTAAGTGGGTAGAGAGGCTCCCAGACGCCTCAGAGCAGGCCACCTCCTCAAGCCACCAGGAGTCTGATGTCCCACCAAGCCCGCCAGGCAACAGTTTCCAGTTAGAAGCCGACTTGAGGAAGATCGGGGAAAGGCCTGAAATGATTTACAGATATTTAAAg CAAATTCAACCAGAGGCTTACACCAGAATTTTTCAGAACTCCCTAGAACCTGAAATTTTGAATCAGATTTTGAGGATTCTCCAGAATTACTACATCAA GAATGAAAAGCCTACACTCATCCTGGACATCCTCAAGAACCTGGCTAGCGTGAGGCGATTCGACATGGCAGTCATGTTCATGTCATCTGCAGAGAAGAAAG GGATCCAGGAGCTCTTTGAGACTATACAGCAAGCTGGGCTTAAGGATGCGTCCGTCCAGGCCCTGCAGAAGAAGTATGGAGTATGA
- the rpap3 gene encoding RNA polymerase II-associated protein 3 isoform X2, whose product MSSGNKAIELQMQMRQNTEDLQNFMRELNSWEADIKKKDVQLRTGNEGESSKNIPPVRNKDFKKKKRKTKSKLSDKDAHNEDKKSSRIKSYDYQAWEKFDVDKALDSVDKEESQEESNESDSEDGAVKVDQEAALAEKEKGNQLFKQGKYDDALECYTRGMDADPHNPILPTNRAACFLRLKKYAVAESDCNLSIALDSKYVKAYARRGAARFALGNYHSALEDYETVLKLEPGNLEAQNELKKVKEALAKVGPSDKGEQGKVRETVIDPALQKKLEEQQKRQEAVLHKDRGNAYFKEGKYEAAVECYTQGMEVDTTNVLLPANRAMAYLKLERYAEAEDDCSIAIALDGTYSKALARRGTARAALGKLQEAKADFEKVLKLEPGNKLAVNELNKIKMDINAGRTSEKVGEHSHRRVIQPISKPPHLRSTKPLRRVEIEEIKGDIAPSDKSLSTAGGSVSLETRVPSPLAVQAESKAKGEGSSLGSSPSAKIQKIEELPDPVSQSPAKGPEGDRSKASGSKWVERLPDASEQATSSSHQESDVPPSPPGNSFQLEADLRKIGERPEMIYRYLKQIQPEAYTRIFQNSLEPEILNQILRILQNYYIKNEKPTLILDILKNLASVRRFDMAVMFMSSAEKKGIQELFETIQQAGLKDASVQALQKKYGV is encoded by the exons ATGAGCAGTGGGAACAAAGCCATAGAACTTCAGATGCAAATGCGTCAGAATACTGAAGATCTCCAAAACTTCATGAGAGAACTTAACAGCTGGGAAGCTGACATAAAGAAGAAGGACGTACAACTCCGTACagggaacgagggagagagctca aaaaatatACCACCAGTGAGAAACAAAGATTTCAAAAAGAAGAAGCGTAAAACAAAAAGCAAACTGTCAGACAAGGATGCTCACAACGAAGACAAGAAATCAAGTCGGATCAAGTCATATGACTATCAGGCCTGGGAGAAATTTGATGTG GACAAAGCTCTGGATTCGGTAGACAAGGAAGAGAGTCAAGAGGAGTCTAACGAGTCGGATTCTGAGGACGGTGCTGTTAAGGTTGATCAAGAGGCAGCTCTGGCTGAGAAGGAAAAA GGAAACCAGCTTTTTAAGCAAGGAAAGTATGATGACGCTCTGGAGTGCTATACCAGAGGCATGGATGCTGATCCACATAACCCCATCCTCCCTACCAACAGGGCTGCTTGCTTCCTCAGACTCAAAAA ATATGCTGTTGCTGAGTCAGACTGCAATTTGTCTATTGCTCTGGACAGTAAATACGTCAAAGCTTATGCTCGAAGAGGAGCTGCACGTTTTGCCTTGGGGAATTATCACTCTGCCTTAGAAG ATTACGAGACTGTTCTCAAGCTGGAACCTGGCAACCTGGAGGCTCAGAATGAGCTGAAAAAAGTCAAAGAG GCCTTGGCTAAAGTGGGACCCTCAGACAAAGGAGAGCAaggaaaagtgagagagactgtgatCGACCCTGCCCTGCAGAAAAAGCTTGAGGAGCAACAAAAAAGACAGGAGGCAGTATTGCACAAGGACCGG GGCAATGCTTACTTCAAAGAGGGGAAATATGAAGCTGCCGTAGAATGCTACACACAGGGCATGGAGGTAGATACCACCAACGTTCTCCTTCCAGCCAACCGGGCGATGGCTTACCTGAAACTGGAGAG ATATGCAGAAGCAGAGGATGACTGTAGTATAGCCATAGCTTTGGATGGTACCTACTCTAAAGCCCTTGCCAGACGGGGAACAGCTAGAGCTGCTCTGGGAAAGCTGCAAGAAGCCAAAGCAG ACTTTGAAAAAGTGCTGAAGTTGGAGCCTGGAAACAAGCTAGCTGTAAATGAACTCAACAAGATTAAAATG GACATTAATGCGGGCCGAACGTCAGAGAAAGTCGGAGAGCACAGTCATAGAAGAGTAATCCAGCCAATAAGCAAGCCACCTCACTTGCGCTCAACT AAGCCACTAAGAAGGGTGGAAATTGAGGAGATCAAAGGAGATATTGCCCCTTCAGACAAGTCCCTTAGCACGGCAGGTGGATCTGTCTCCCTTGAAACCCGGGTCCCATCACCACTGGCAGTTCAGGCTGAGAGTAAGGCTAAAGGTGAAGGGTCATCACTAGGATCATCCCCCTCTGCCAAAATACAGAAGATCGAGGAGCTGCCGGACCCAGTCTCACAATCTCCAGCCAA GGGACCTGAGGGTGACCGTTCAAAAGCCTCAGGGAGTAAGTGGGTAGAGAGGCTCCCAGACGCCTCAGAGCAGGCCACCTCCTCAAGCCACCAGGAGTCTGATGTCCCACCAAGCCCGCCAGGCAACAGTTTCCAGTTAGAAGCCGACTTGAGGAAGATCGGGGAAAGGCCTGAAATGATTTACAGATATTTAAAg CAAATTCAACCAGAGGCTTACACCAGAATTTTTCAGAACTCCCTAGAACCTGAAATTTTGAATCAGATTTTGAGGATTCTCCAGAATTACTACATCAA GAATGAAAAGCCTACACTCATCCTGGACATCCTCAAGAACCTGGCTAGCGTGAGGCGATTCGACATGGCAGTCATGTTCATGTCATCTGCAGAGAAGAAAG GGATCCAGGAGCTCTTTGAGACTATACAGCAAGCTGGGCTTAAGGATGCGTCCGTCCAGGCCCTGCAGAAGAAGTATGGAGTATGA